One genomic window of Desulfuromonas sp. AOP6 includes the following:
- a CDS encoding 16S rRNA (uracil(1498)-N(3))-methyltransferase: MNLILLFEEDFISSDIVRLSGRRQQHIREIHRAGEGDTLCVGLAGGDIGHGQILNLKDRLVEMRVSFERQPPPKLPLTLVLALPRPKALKRILIAATSLGVEEIHLIHSWRVEKSFWHSDLLKPEALQEPLILGLEQAKDTHLPSIELHRLFKPFAQDILPGLSANSQRLVAHPVAESPCPRNVGERTTLAIGPEGGFLPYEVELLAAAGFKPVHCGPRILRVETAVPALISRLS, from the coding sequence ATGAACCTCATCCTGCTTTTCGAGGAAGATTTTATCTCCTCCGATATCGTGCGGCTTTCAGGAAGGCGACAGCAGCACATCCGCGAGATTCACCGTGCCGGTGAAGGGGATACCTTATGTGTCGGCCTGGCCGGAGGCGACATAGGTCATGGCCAGATCCTCAACTTGAAGGACCGACTCGTGGAGATGCGGGTCTCCTTTGAGCGACAACCTCCCCCGAAACTGCCTCTCACCCTCGTGCTGGCCCTGCCCCGTCCCAAGGCCCTCAAAAGGATTCTTATTGCCGCCACCTCTTTGGGTGTTGAAGAGATCCACCTTATCCATTCCTGGCGGGTGGAAAAGAGTTTTTGGCATAGCGACCTGCTGAAACCCGAAGCCTTGCAGGAACCCCTGATTCTCGGGCTCGAGCAGGCCAAGGACACCCACCTCCCGTCCATTGAACTGCATCGCCTTTTCAAACCTTTCGCGCAGGACATCCTCCCCGGTCTCAGTGCCAATTCCCAGCGTCTGGTCGCACACCCCGTCGCCGAATCGCCCTGCCCCCGCAATGTTGGTGAAAGAACAACGCTTGCGATAGGGCCTGAGGGGGGGTTCCTCCCCTATGAAGTGGAACTTTTGGCGGCAGCAGGTTTCAAGCCCGTCCATTGCGGCCCACGTATACTCAGGGTTGAAACGGCTGTTCCGGCCCTGATTTCAAGGCTTTCCTAG
- a CDS encoding DUF1207 domain-containing protein: MAQHPGSHWNTPGRRPVRFLLSFPVATLFLFVLMILGLPREGSAERQSTGGPTLSFDSGAQLILGPEGDPYAAYQADLHRAATGMHYLTVAQADIPDSGSRRFNLQAGGRFGLLRFVPAQAPHRPWQLSFEGGLDAQFDIEHSLDNIGWDGNYGLVITTTLQPGTNLKLGVVHTSSHLGDEYMQRTGRTRIGYLREEVQLAVDQRFGPWTRIYFEGGYSYAKGSSDVEKPGRLQTGIELEKTRPLGPGRAGWYLAADFSAMEERDWQIDTALQAGFIARSATRAWRLGATFYRGRPTLSEFFDKTETMGIFGLWVDL; this comes from the coding sequence ATGGCTCAACACCCGGGTTCCCACTGGAATACTCCCGGACGCAGGCCGGTGAGGTTTTTACTATCTTTCCCGGTAGCGACACTGTTCCTTTTCGTCCTGATGATTCTTGGTCTGCCACGGGAAGGTTCTGCCGAAAGACAAAGCACAGGCGGCCCCACCCTTAGTTTCGACTCAGGGGCACAGCTGATCCTGGGCCCCGAAGGGGATCCTTATGCTGCCTATCAGGCCGATCTTCACCGGGCCGCCACGGGCATGCACTATCTGACCGTCGCCCAGGCCGATATCCCGGACTCCGGTTCCAGGCGCTTCAACCTGCAGGCAGGGGGCCGTTTTGGTCTGCTGCGTTTTGTACCGGCGCAGGCGCCGCACCGACCCTGGCAACTCAGCTTTGAAGGCGGCCTTGACGCTCAGTTTGATATCGAACACTCTCTGGACAATATCGGCTGGGACGGCAATTACGGTCTCGTGATCACGACAACCCTCCAACCAGGGACGAATCTCAAGTTGGGGGTGGTCCATACATCCAGCCACCTGGGGGATGAATATATGCAACGCACGGGACGTACTCGGATCGGCTACCTGCGTGAAGAAGTACAACTCGCCGTCGATCAGAGGTTTGGGCCATGGACCCGCATCTATTTCGAGGGCGGCTACAGTTATGCCAAAGGAAGCAGTGATGTGGAAAAACCAGGACGGCTGCAGACAGGAATAGAGCTGGAAAAAACGCGCCCCTTGGGGCCAGGACGGGCAGGCTGGTACCTTGCCGCCGACTTTTCCGCCATGGAGGAAAGAGACTGGCAGATCGACACGGCCTTGCAGGCAGGCTTCATTGCCCGTTCAGCTACCCGGGCCTGGCGTCTTGGCGCCACCTTTTACCGGGGACGGCCCACGCTGAGTGAATTTTTTGACAAAACGGAGACCATGGGAATTTTCGGCTTATGGGTGGATTTGTAA
- a CDS encoding DsrE family protein, with the protein MNKKVALVAFNGDSTCFVHVLLNALDFHRKGYDVKVVLEGNATRLIRDLASPDHPLATLYARTTQEGLIDCVCKACAAKMDTLSIAEAQKLPVCSDMSGHPSLADYASRGYQIITF; encoded by the coding sequence ATGAATAAAAAAGTCGCTCTGGTCGCTTTTAACGGCGATTCGACCTGCTTCGTGCATGTACTCTTGAATGCCCTTGACTTTCATCGGAAGGGCTACGACGTAAAAGTGGTGCTGGAAGGAAACGCCACTCGCCTGATCAGGGATCTGGCCAGTCCTGACCATCCCCTCGCGACGCTCTATGCGAGGACGACACAGGAGGGCCTTATCGACTGTGTGTGCAAGGCCTGTGCTGCCAAAATGGATACCCTGTCTATTGCCGAAGCACAAAAACTGCCGGTCTGCTCAGACATGTCGGGGCATCCAAGCCTGGCGGACTACGCCTCCAGAGGATACCAGATCATCACTTTTTAG
- a CDS encoding YkgJ family cysteine cluster protein codes for MSDAFDLKGYEQSIERRARDLLSGAKNFKDCWHSVSQLYGLAEDTLARHMDPVEQKHIACTAGCGTCCAVNVAVLLPEAAAIITHLKESMGEEEVAKIIARLESLYPRILWLDDDDRVLLRQSCAFLTDQGACAIYPVRPLICRSITSANAEDCREAIAFKALGEERTVLINLFQKTLMDATFRGLGAALAGLNLDSRSVKLTVAVWTLLQEPERMAAFLQGEPIPCG; via the coding sequence ATGTCTGATGCTTTTGATCTCAAGGGGTACGAACAGTCGATAGAAAGGAGGGCCCGCGATCTTTTGAGCGGTGCGAAAAATTTTAAAGATTGCTGGCATAGCGTAAGTCAACTCTATGGGCTGGCAGAGGATACCTTGGCCAGGCATATGGATCCTGTCGAACAGAAGCATATCGCCTGCACAGCCGGGTGCGGAACCTGTTGTGCCGTCAACGTCGCTGTCCTGCTGCCTGAGGCCGCCGCGATCATTACTCATTTGAAGGAGTCGATGGGCGAGGAGGAGGTCGCCAAAATTATCGCTCGCCTCGAATCCCTCTACCCCCGCATTCTCTGGCTGGATGATGATGACCGCGTTCTGCTGCGACAATCCTGTGCGTTTTTGACCGACCAGGGCGCCTGTGCGATTTATCCGGTGCGTCCGCTGATCTGCCGCTCTATCACCTCCGCCAATGCGGAAGACTGCCGGGAGGCCATTGCCTTCAAGGCGCTGGGCGAAGAAAGGACCGTCCTGATCAACCTTTTCCAGAAAACCCTCATGGATGCCACTTTCCGCGGCCTGGGCGCCGCCCTCGCCGGGCTGAATCTGGACAGCCGCAGCGTCAAGTTGACTGTGGCTGTCTGGACCCTTCTGCAGGAACCCGAACGGATGGCGGCCTTTCTGCAGGGGGAACCGATACCCTGTGGCTAG
- a CDS encoding Mrp/NBP35 family ATP-binding protein produces the protein MSHSDNACSSCGDKSGCAEKSCPSAGARPGESAEQRERRLLMEQRLGHIRNKILVMSGKGGVGKSSTAVNLAMALAQQGQAVGLLDVDIHGPSVPKMLGLEGVRPKITEAGDAMLPVNYEGLKVMSIGFMLEQDTDAVIWRGAMKAGVIQQFLADVEWGYLDYLVVDCPPGTGDEPLSVAQFLGADAQAVIVTTPQEVALNDVRKSITFCHQLKMNLLGVVENMSGFVCPHCNEVIDLFKKGGGRQMAEAMGAPFLGAVPVDPEMVNAGDSGKPVVLANPDSETSKVLRHIAQELVGRTA, from the coding sequence ATGAGCCATTCAGATAACGCCTGCAGCAGCTGTGGGGATAAGTCGGGATGTGCCGAGAAAAGCTGCCCGTCGGCGGGAGCCCGGCCCGGTGAATCTGCCGAACAGCGTGAGCGTCGGCTGCTCATGGAGCAGCGTCTCGGCCATATCCGCAACAAAATTCTGGTCATGTCCGGCAAGGGGGGCGTGGGCAAGAGCTCGACGGCGGTGAATCTGGCCATGGCTCTCGCCCAACAGGGGCAGGCGGTCGGTCTGCTCGACGTGGATATCCACGGGCCCAGCGTCCCCAAGATGCTGGGTCTTGAAGGGGTAAGGCCGAAGATCACCGAGGCTGGAGATGCCATGCTCCCCGTCAATTATGAGGGGCTCAAGGTCATGTCTATTGGCTTCATGCTGGAGCAGGACACGGACGCGGTCATCTGGCGCGGCGCCATGAAGGCAGGTGTTATTCAGCAGTTTTTGGCCGATGTCGAATGGGGATATCTGGATTATCTCGTGGTCGACTGCCCGCCGGGAACCGGGGATGAACCGCTGTCCGTAGCCCAGTTTCTTGGCGCCGATGCTCAGGCCGTCATCGTCACCACTCCGCAGGAAGTCGCCCTCAATGACGTGCGCAAGTCCATCACTTTTTGCCATCAGTTGAAGATGAATCTGTTGGGCGTGGTGGAGAATATGAGTGGTTTCGTCTGCCCCCACTGCAATGAGGTGATCGACCTCTTCAAAAAAGGAGGCGGTCGGCAGATGGCCGAGGCAATGGGCGCTCCTTTCCTCGGTGCGGTCCCTGTCGATCCGGAGATGGTCAATGCCGGTGACAGCGGAAAACCCGTCGTGCTGGCCAACCCCGACTCGGAAACAAGCAAAGTATTGCGGCATATTGCCCAGGAGCTGGTGGGCCGAACGGCCTGA
- a CDS encoding GAF domain-containing sensor histidine kinase: MMRDSFDVLRNVVRLANCGAADHLACFHGILDYLTRALGLAEASLYFLDARGDRFSRVLRASSPPSSHDCHIPLEETLQGEVLRTRQARTEGAQAVFAVVTRYREHGVLSVELLPGSTLSEGDLSLLEAISEELASLAQLHHDVEAEKEQASALGQMKALSAENDRKFREISLLYRISRAMHSTLRLNELVHLILSAATVKEGGGFERAMLFTVNERSGTLQGMLGVTRRAAQLVLPKTEGLDSWAHPRMGAEVQEAQRRTAFCRQVLKQRLPLDAEDNALARAVADTEVVLIRDSTSLQGSDRAFATALELKAYACAPLLGKDRVLGVVVVDNPDSHEDITPGRLRFLELFANQAAAAMENSMLLHRLESAHQDLRETQERLIQGEKLAVLGEMAASVAHELRNPLVSIGGFAQRLCRHAPEGSRDREYAGIIAREVRRMEEMLTNILAFSKKQMLCFVECDLIRIIDEVVDLENNAILAAGIELKVEVTDNLAKVQGDAQKLRQVLLNMVANARQVMSLGGTLTVRAYPTVLRGESAVAVEVEDTGGGISDEVMRNIFNPFFTTKGEGTGLGLSISHRIVELHRGEIEVMNREKGALFILRIPCREGNEARLR, translated from the coding sequence ATGATGCGTGACTCCTTTGACGTGCTGCGCAATGTGGTCCGCCTTGCCAATTGCGGGGCGGCCGATCACCTCGCCTGTTTTCACGGAATTCTCGACTATCTTACTCGTGCCCTGGGGTTGGCCGAGGCTTCCCTGTATTTTCTGGATGCCCGGGGTGATCGTTTTTCTCGTGTTCTCCGCGCTTCCAGCCCACCGTCTTCCCATGATTGTCATATTCCTCTTGAAGAGACTCTTCAGGGTGAAGTCCTGCGTACCCGCCAGGCCAGGACGGAGGGTGCGCAGGCTGTTTTTGCCGTTGTCACCCGCTACCGGGAGCACGGTGTCCTCTCTGTGGAACTTCTCCCGGGTTCCACACTCTCCGAAGGCGATCTTTCTCTGCTCGAAGCCATTTCCGAAGAACTCGCCTCCCTGGCTCAGCTTCATCACGATGTGGAAGCTGAAAAAGAGCAAGCCTCCGCTCTCGGTCAAATGAAGGCCCTTTCTGCAGAAAATGATAGAAAATTTCGTGAGATTTCCCTTCTCTATCGTATCTCTCGCGCCATGCACAGCACTTTGCGGCTCAACGAGCTGGTGCATCTCATCCTTTCGGCGGCGACGGTCAAAGAGGGGGGAGGTTTCGAGCGGGCCATGCTCTTTACGGTCAATGAACGCAGCGGCACGCTCCAGGGAATGCTCGGAGTGACACGCAGGGCCGCGCAGCTTGTCCTGCCCAAAACGGAAGGCCTGGACAGCTGGGCGCACCCTCGCATGGGTGCGGAAGTGCAGGAAGCGCAAAGGCGTACAGCATTCTGCCGGCAGGTTCTGAAACAGCGGCTTCCTCTGGACGCCGAAGACAACGCCCTGGCCCGGGCAGTGGCTGACACCGAGGTCGTCCTGATCCGCGATTCCACCTCGCTGCAAGGTTCTGATAGAGCTTTCGCCACAGCCCTGGAGCTGAAAGCCTATGCCTGCGCGCCCCTGCTTGGAAAAGATCGCGTCCTTGGCGTCGTCGTCGTCGACAACCCCGACAGTCATGAGGATATCACACCTGGACGTTTGCGCTTCCTTGAACTCTTCGCCAACCAGGCCGCTGCCGCCATGGAAAACTCCATGTTACTGCATCGGCTGGAGAGCGCCCACCAGGATCTGAGGGAAACACAGGAGCGCCTGATTCAGGGGGAAAAACTGGCGGTTCTGGGAGAGATGGCGGCTTCCGTTGCCCACGAATTGCGCAACCCTCTCGTCTCCATCGGAGGTTTCGCCCAGCGATTGTGTCGACACGCCCCCGAGGGCAGTCGGGACCGGGAATATGCCGGGATTATTGCCCGGGAAGTGCGTCGGATGGAGGAAATGCTCACCAACATCCTCGCCTTTTCCAAAAAGCAGATGCTCTGCTTTGTCGAGTGTGACCTGATCCGGATCATTGATGAAGTCGTCGACCTGGAAAATAACGCTATTCTGGCGGCGGGCATCGAGCTTAAGGTTGAGGTGACCGACAATCTGGCCAAAGTTCAGGGAGACGCCCAGAAACTTAGACAGGTACTGCTCAATATGGTCGCCAATGCCCGGCAGGTGATGTCCCTGGGGGGAACCTTGACTGTTCGAGCCTATCCGACCGTCTTGCGCGGAGAGTCTGCTGTCGCCGTGGAGGTGGAAGACACCGGCGGTGGTATTTCCGATGAAGTCATGCGCAATATTTTCAACCCATTTTTCACGACCAAGGGCGAAGGGACTGGTCTGGGACTCTCCATATCCCATCGGATCGTCGAACTTCACCGGGGGGAGATTGAAGTTATGAATCGCGAGAAAGGCGCCCTCTTTATCCTGCGTATCCCCTGCCGTGAAGGAAATGAGGCGCGGCTGCGCTGA
- the dksA gene encoding RNA polymerase-binding protein DksA, with product MEQEKLEEFRQILQNQLDDLLREAGKTVSEMTDEKTNFPDPTDRASLESDRNFELRIRDRERKLILKIREAIERIEDGTFGVCESCEEEIGEARLRARPVTTLCIDCKTEQERQEKIG from the coding sequence ATGGAGCAGGAAAAACTCGAAGAATTTCGCCAGATTCTGCAAAATCAGCTCGACGACCTGTTGCGAGAGGCGGGCAAGACTGTCTCTGAGATGACCGATGAGAAGACCAATTTCCCCGATCCCACCGATCGTGCATCCCTCGAATCCGACCGAAATTTCGAATTGCGCATCCGTGATCGGGAGCGCAAGCTGATTCTGAAAATCCGCGAGGCGATCGAGCGCATCGAAGATGGTACCTTCGGTGTCTGTGAAAGCTGTGAAGAAGAGATTGGCGAGGCCCGTCTTCGTGCCCGTCCGGTTACCACCTTGTGCATTGATTGCAAGACGGAACAGGAACGCCAGGAAAAAATAGGCTGA
- the radA gene encoding DNA repair protein RadA yields MKTKTLFTCQQCGYQSPKWLGKCPDCQAWNTLAEEVVEVVGKGKTLVVADNRPVRFAEVSGAEEDRLQCGIAELDRVLGGGVVPGSFTLIGGDPGIGKSTLLLQAVDRLARCGKALYVTAEESTRQVKMRGERLGAAASSLYLLAETSLESIFAQVKELKPDFLVVDSIQTIFTQTLESAPGSVSQVRECAGRLMQLAKGQGIPTFIVGHVTKDGSIAGPRMLEHMVDTVLYFEGDPGHPYRIMRAVKNRYGSTNEIGVFEMKESGLAEVTNPSELFLAERPEEAPGSVVVPSLEGSRPILVELQALVSGSSFGTPRRTTMGIDHNRVSLLVAVLEKKVGLSLLSQDIFLNVAGGVRLDEPAVDLGVMAALASSHLNRAVQTRTILFGEVGLAGEVRAVSRPELRVKEAARLGFNRCILPQGNLKNLEAPAGMELVGVKSVEEALEGVFD; encoded by the coding sequence ATGAAAACAAAAACGCTGTTCACCTGTCAGCAGTGCGGCTACCAGAGCCCGAAGTGGCTGGGGAAGTGTCCCGATTGTCAAGCCTGGAACACGCTGGCCGAAGAGGTCGTGGAGGTTGTGGGCAAGGGCAAGACCCTGGTGGTTGCCGATAACCGGCCAGTCCGTTTCGCCGAAGTGTCGGGAGCCGAAGAAGACCGCCTGCAATGCGGTATTGCCGAACTCGACCGGGTGCTCGGCGGCGGCGTGGTGCCAGGCTCTTTTACCCTGATTGGTGGCGACCCCGGTATCGGCAAATCGACCCTTCTGTTACAGGCGGTTGATCGTCTGGCTCGCTGCGGCAAGGCTCTCTATGTGACGGCGGAGGAATCCACCCGTCAGGTCAAGATGCGGGGGGAGCGCCTGGGCGCTGCCGCCTCGTCTCTCTATCTGCTGGCCGAAACGTCTCTGGAGTCCATCTTTGCTCAGGTCAAGGAGCTCAAGCCTGATTTTCTCGTAGTGGATTCCATTCAGACCATCTTTACCCAGACCCTCGAGTCAGCCCCCGGCAGTGTCAGTCAGGTGCGCGAATGTGCCGGGCGTCTCATGCAGTTGGCCAAGGGCCAGGGGATTCCCACTTTTATTGTCGGGCATGTCACCAAGGACGGCTCCATCGCCGGTCCGCGCATGCTCGAACACATGGTCGACACCGTCCTCTACTTCGAGGGCGATCCCGGGCATCCGTACCGCATCATGCGGGCGGTGAAAAACCGCTATGGCTCCACCAATGAAATCGGTGTTTTCGAGATGAAGGAAAGCGGTTTGGCCGAGGTGACCAACCCTTCCGAGCTCTTTCTGGCCGAACGCCCCGAAGAAGCGCCCGGCAGCGTGGTGGTCCCCTCGTTGGAAGGGAGTCGCCCCATCCTCGTGGAGCTGCAGGCCCTGGTCTCGGGCTCCTCTTTCGGCACTCCCAGGCGTACAACCATGGGAATTGACCATAACAGAGTGTCCCTTTTGGTCGCTGTCCTGGAAAAAAAGGTGGGGCTGTCCCTCCTCTCCCAGGATATTTTCCTTAATGTCGCCGGCGGGGTGCGACTGGATGAGCCCGCTGTCGACCTGGGTGTTATGGCGGCTCTGGCTTCAAGCCACCTCAATCGGGCCGTGCAGACCCGGACGATTCTCTTCGGCGAAGTCGGCCTCGCCGGGGAAGTGCGGGCCGTCTCCCGACCCGAACTGCGGGTAAAAGAGGCTGCCCGCCTCGGCTTCAACCGCTGCATTCTGCCCCAGGGCAACCTGAAAAATCTCGAAGCGCCAGCAGGGATGGAGTTGGTCGGCGTCAAGTCGGTGGAAGAGGCGCTGGAGGGAGTTTTTGATTAG
- a CDS encoding sodium:solute symporter family protein has translation MTPTLPFLVTFATTLVAMTLFSAVGRRQVRSAQDFSVAGRQAGRWSVAGAIMGTLVGGASTIGTVQLAFLYGLSAWWFTLGAGLACLFLGLFMAAPLRRGEVETIPQFISRFYGPRPRLAASLFSAAGMFVHIVAQLLACSAILTSLFGLSLFQGALLSAGLVAVLSLQQGMLGAGRSGLLKLLLLYITMVSAGLIAFTQSGGWQGLAGSFAPFPWFSLFGYGIGAGLNDLLSMLVGVVSTQTYLQAIFSARDAKAARQGALLSAVLIPPLGLFGIAVGLFMRQSQPGLDSALALPTFLFQQLPPLFAGIAFAALLIAALGTAAGLTLGVGTTLQVDVISRFAWTRKHELASLRLITLAALLLALLLVLVNLGSTIMAWSFLSMGLRGATLCLPLLAALFLREHLSPRGGALAIYLGPTVVLVAGFIQTNIPPLYLGLAAAFFALACGQRRPRGKSTP, from the coding sequence ATGACCCCCACCCTGCCATTTCTCGTCACTTTTGCCACTACCCTTGTGGCCATGACGCTTTTTTCGGCGGTTGGTCGGCGACAAGTCCGCAGTGCCCAGGACTTTTCCGTGGCGGGGCGGCAGGCCGGCCGCTGGAGTGTCGCCGGCGCCATCATGGGCACCCTGGTCGGGGGCGCCTCCACCATCGGCACGGTACAATTGGCGTTTCTCTATGGTCTCTCCGCCTGGTGGTTCACTCTGGGTGCCGGCCTGGCCTGCCTCTTTCTCGGCCTGTTCATGGCCGCTCCCCTGCGCCGGGGAGAAGTTGAAACCATTCCCCAGTTTATCAGCCGCTTCTACGGCCCCAGGCCACGCTTGGCCGCCAGTCTCTTTTCCGCCGCGGGCATGTTCGTGCATATCGTCGCCCAATTGCTGGCCTGCAGCGCCATTTTGACCAGCTTGTTCGGCCTCAGCCTCTTCCAGGGAGCCCTGCTGTCGGCCGGCCTTGTGGCTGTCCTCTCCCTGCAGCAGGGGATGCTCGGCGCCGGCAGAAGCGGCCTGCTCAAACTGCTGCTGCTCTACATCACCATGGTCAGCGCCGGCCTCATCGCCTTCACCCAAAGCGGTGGCTGGCAGGGATTGGCGGGCTCATTCGCCCCCTTCCCCTGGTTCAGCCTCTTCGGCTACGGCATCGGCGCCGGCCTCAACGACCTGTTGTCCATGCTGGTGGGTGTCGTCTCCACCCAGACTTACCTGCAGGCCATCTTTTCCGCCCGCGATGCAAAGGCCGCGCGTCAGGGCGCGCTGTTGAGCGCCGTCCTCATCCCCCCTTTAGGCCTTTTCGGTATCGCCGTCGGCCTGTTCATGCGTCAGAGCCAACCCGGCCTTGACAGTGCCCTGGCCCTGCCGACCTTTCTCTTCCAGCAGCTCCCGCCCCTTTTCGCCGGCATCGCCTTTGCCGCTCTGCTGATTGCCGCTCTCGGTACCGCCGCGGGTCTGACCCTTGGAGTCGGCACCACCTTGCAGGTGGATGTCATTTCCCGCTTCGCCTGGACCCGAAAGCACGAGCTGGCCTCCCTGCGTCTTATCACCCTGGCGGCGCTCCTGCTCGCCCTGCTGCTCGTGCTCGTCAATCTCGGCTCGACCATCATGGCCTGGAGCTTTCTCTCCATGGGCTTGCGCGGCGCCACCCTGTGCCTGCCCTTATTGGCCGCCCTCTTCCTGCGAGAGCACCTCTCACCCAGAGGCGGCGCGCTGGCTATTTACCTCGGCCCCACTGTCGTCCTGGTCGCCGGCTTCATACAGACAAATATTCCTCCTCTTTACCTGGGACTGGCGGCCGCCTTTTTCGCCCTGGCCTGCGGACAGCGACGGCCCCGGGGGAAATCCACCCCGTAA
- the larA gene encoding nickel-dependent lactate racemase, translated as MSVIELKYGDRTLTCTLPEAQVLRPKAQAPPLSAEDLVRQSLTAPLGCPRLADIVHPGERVVIVTSDITRYTGSEIYLPILVGHLNDCGIADEDMEILIALGIHRPQTDSEHRKILGSLYGRIRVSDHNCDNPADLVTLGRTAGGIPVTVNRKVTEADRVIVTGTAGFHYFAGFGGGRKGLVPGVASRETCMATHFAVFNPPEVGGKHPQAVTGVLEGNPVHAALVEAARMIAPDFVLNTVLSPRKEILGVTCGELEQAHLAACRQVEELYAVPLTEPFDLAVVSCGGHPKDINFIQAHKALDYGVGALKPGGTLVLLAACGDGFGNSTFFNWFRYQDLQEFEEQLRQHYEINGQTAYATLLKARKFRLILISELGSEETCQMGMEKAADLDEALRMAYKGLNENPRTVVIPDGGSVLPVFT; from the coding sequence TTGTCGGTTATCGAACTCAAATACGGCGACCGCACACTGACATGCACCCTGCCCGAGGCCCAGGTTCTGCGCCCCAAGGCCCAAGCACCCCCTCTGTCCGCCGAGGACCTGGTCCGCCAGAGCCTCACCGCACCCCTTGGATGTCCACGTCTTGCCGATATCGTGCATCCCGGCGAGCGCGTCGTCATTGTCACCTCGGATATCACCCGCTACACCGGCAGCGAAATCTACCTGCCCATTCTGGTGGGTCATCTCAACGACTGCGGCATTGCCGACGAGGACATGGAGATCCTGATTGCCCTGGGCATTCACCGGCCCCAGACGGATAGTGAGCACCGGAAAATCCTCGGTTCCCTCTACGGACGCATCCGCGTCAGCGATCACAACTGCGACAATCCCGCCGACCTCGTCACACTGGGACGCACCGCCGGCGGCATTCCCGTCACGGTCAACCGCAAGGTCACTGAAGCGGACCGGGTCATCGTTACCGGCACGGCGGGCTTCCACTACTTCGCCGGGTTCGGCGGCGGCCGCAAGGGGCTGGTTCCGGGCGTCGCCAGTCGCGAAACCTGCATGGCCACCCATTTCGCCGTTTTCAACCCCCCCGAGGTGGGTGGTAAACATCCGCAGGCGGTGACGGGCGTCCTCGAAGGCAATCCCGTGCATGCCGCTTTGGTGGAAGCCGCCCGCATGATTGCTCCCGACTTTGTGCTCAACACGGTTCTGTCGCCCCGCAAAGAAATCCTCGGCGTCACTTGCGGCGAACTGGAGCAGGCTCACCTGGCTGCCTGCCGACAGGTGGAAGAGCTCTACGCCGTCCCTTTGACCGAGCCATTCGATCTCGCCGTGGTCTCCTGCGGCGGCCATCCCAAAGACATCAACTTCATTCAGGCCCACAAGGCTCTCGATTACGGAGTTGGCGCCCTCAAACCAGGAGGCACCCTCGTTCTGCTCGCCGCCTGTGGGGACGGCTTCGGCAACAGCACCTTTTTCAACTGGTTCCGCTATCAGGATCTGCAGGAGTTCGAGGAGCAGTTGCGTCAGCACTATGAAATCAACGGACAGACGGCCTATGCCACCCTGCTCAAGGCAAGGAAATTCCGGCTTATCCTGATCAGCGAACTTGGCAGCGAGGAAACCTGTCAGATGGGTATGGAAAAGGCTGCCGATCTTGACGAAGCCCTGAGGATGGCGTACAAGGGGCTGAACGAAAATCCCAGGACGGTGGTCATCCCCGATGGCGGCAGTGTTCTGCCCGTCTTCACCTGA